From a single Ciconia boyciana chromosome 6, ASM3463844v1, whole genome shotgun sequence genomic region:
- the FRMD6 gene encoding FERM domain-containing protein 6 isoform X1, producing MNKLTFHNNRVMQDRRSVCIFLPNDDSLNIIINVKILCHELLVQVCDLLRLKDCHLFGLSVIQNNEHVYMDLAQKLYKYCPKEWKKEASKVSGEVLHGELTAVRPPLSPSQGIDQFGPPMIIHFRVQYYVENGRLISDRTARYYYYWHLRKQVLHSQCVLREEAYFLLTAFALQADLGDFKRNKHYGKYFEPEAYFPAWVVAKRGKDYILKHVPNMHKDQFALTASEAHLKYIKEAVRLDDVAVHYYRLYKDKREVEASLTLGLTTRGIQIFQNLDEEKQLLYDFPWTNVGKLVFVGKKFEILPDGLPSARKLIYYTGCPLRSRHLLQLLSSSHRLYMNLQPVLRQVRKLEENEEKKQYRESYISDTLDLDMEQLEKRSRASGSSAGSIRHKRLSRHSTASHSSSHTSGIETDPKPREMGPEDGFSGAGAHRKLKTCSSMTSHGSSHTSGVESGGKDRLEEDSQDDEIEMLVDDPRELEQAGEMEVSPDMCVYITEDMLLSRKFNGHSGLIVKEISSSTSSSSETVVKLRGQSTDSLPQTTCRKPKTSTDRHSLSLDDIRLYQKDFLQLANLCQDTAQSYTFGCAHGLEEEGLYCNGCLAQQCINIQETFPVKRTSKYFSLDLTHDEVPEFVV from the exons ATGAACAAACTGACCTTCCACAACAACAGAGTCATGCAGGACCGCCGCAGCGTTTGCATCTTCCTCCCCAACGACGACTCCCTCAACATCATCATCAAC gtgAAGATTTTGTGCCACGAGTTACTGGTGCAGGTGTGTGACCTCCTGCGGCTGAAGGACTGTCATCTCTTCGGGCTCAGCGTCATCCAGA ACAATGAGCACGTGTACATGGACCTGGCCCAGAAACTCTACAAGTACTGCCCCAAGGAGTGGAAGAAGGAGGCCAGCAAGGTCAGCGGTGAGGTCTTGCATGGAGAGCTGACGGCAGTAAGGCCACCTCTGTCCCCATCGCAG GGGATCGACCAGTTTGGCCCCCCGATGATCATCCACTTCCGAGTGCAGTACTACGTGGAGAACGGCAGGCTGATCAG CGACCGGACCGCACGCTACTACTACTACTGGCACCTGCGGAAGCAAGTGCTGCACTCCCAGTGCGTGCTGCGCGAGGAGGCTTATTTCCTCCTCACCGCCTTCGCCCTCCAAGCCGACCTGGGCGACTTCAAGCGCAACAAGCACTACGGGAAGTACTTCGAGCCCGAAGCCTATTTCCCCGCCTGG GTTGTTGCCAAGAGGGGCAAGGACTACATCCTGAAGCACGTCCCAAACATGCACAAAGATCAGTTTGCCCTGACGGCCTCCGAAGCCCATCTCAAGTACATCAAGGAGGCCGTCCGGCTGGACGACGTGGCTGTGCACTACTACAGGTTGTACAAG gACAAAAGGGAGGTGGAGGCCTCCCTAACGCTGGGGCTGACGACACGGGGCATCCAGATCTTCCAG aacttggatgaagaaaagcagctgctctATGACTTCCCCTGGACAAACGTGGGGAAACTGGTGTTCGTG GGCAAGAAGTTTGAGATCCTGCCAGACGGGCTGCCCTCGGCCAGGAAGCTCATCTACTACACGGGCTGCCCGCTGCGCTCCCgccacctcctgcagctgctcagcagcagccaccgcCTCTACATGAACCTGCAGCCCGTCCTGCGCCAGGTCCGCAAGCTGGAGGAGAACGAAG AGAAGAAGCAATACCGCGAGTCGTACATCAGCGACACCCTCGACCTGGACatggagcagctggagaagcGCTCGCGGGCCAGCGGCAGCAGCGCCGGCAGCATCCGGCACAAGCGCCTCTCTCGGCACTCCACCgccagccacagcagctcccaCACCTCGGGCATCGAGACCGACCCCAAACCCAGGGAGATGGGGCCCGAGGATGGCTTCTCGGGCGCCGGTGCCCACCGCAAGCTGAAGACCTGCAGCTCCATGACCAGCCATGGCAGCTCCCACACCTCCGGGGTGGAGAGCGGTGGGAAGGACCGGCTGGAGGAGGACTCCCAGGATGATG AAATCGAGATGCTGGTGGATGACCCCcgggagctggagcaggctggCGAGATGGAGGTGAGCCCCGACATGTGCGTCTACATCACGGAGGACATGCTGCTGTCGCGCAAGTTCAACGGGCACTCGG GGCTCATCGTGAAAGAGATcagctcctccacctccagctCCTCGGAGACGGTGGTGAAGCTGCGGGGGCAGAGCACCGACTCCTTACCCCAG ACGACGTGCAGGAAACCGAAGACGTCGACGGACCGGCACAGCCTGAGCCTGGATGACATTCGGCTCTACCAGAAGGACTTCTTGCAGCTGGCCAACCTCTGCCAGGATACGGCCCAGAGCTACACCTTCGGCTGTGCCCAcgggctggaggaggaagggctcTACTGCAACGGGTGCTTGGCCCAGCAGTGCATCAACATCCAGGAGACCTTCCCTGTCAAAAGAACCAGCAAATACTTCTCGTTGGATCTCACCCACGATGAAGTCCCGGAGTTCGTCGTCTGA
- the FRMD6 gene encoding FERM domain-containing protein 6 isoform X2, with the protein MNKLTFHNNRVMQDRRSVCIFLPNDDSLNIIINVKILCHELLVQVCDLLRLKDCHLFGLSVIQNNEHVYMDLAQKLYKYCPKEWKKEASKGIDQFGPPMIIHFRVQYYVENGRLISDRTARYYYYWHLRKQVLHSQCVLREEAYFLLTAFALQADLGDFKRNKHYGKYFEPEAYFPAWVVAKRGKDYILKHVPNMHKDQFALTASEAHLKYIKEAVRLDDVAVHYYRLYKDKREVEASLTLGLTTRGIQIFQNLDEEKQLLYDFPWTNVGKLVFVGKKFEILPDGLPSARKLIYYTGCPLRSRHLLQLLSSSHRLYMNLQPVLRQVRKLEENEEKKQYRESYISDTLDLDMEQLEKRSRASGSSAGSIRHKRLSRHSTASHSSSHTSGIETDPKPREMGPEDGFSGAGAHRKLKTCSSMTSHGSSHTSGVESGGKDRLEEDSQDDEIEMLVDDPRELEQAGEMEVSPDMCVYITEDMLLSRKFNGHSGLIVKEISSSTSSSSETVVKLRGQSTDSLPQTTCRKPKTSTDRHSLSLDDIRLYQKDFLQLANLCQDTAQSYTFGCAHGLEEEGLYCNGCLAQQCINIQETFPVKRTSKYFSLDLTHDEVPEFVV; encoded by the exons ATGAACAAACTGACCTTCCACAACAACAGAGTCATGCAGGACCGCCGCAGCGTTTGCATCTTCCTCCCCAACGACGACTCCCTCAACATCATCATCAAC gtgAAGATTTTGTGCCACGAGTTACTGGTGCAGGTGTGTGACCTCCTGCGGCTGAAGGACTGTCATCTCTTCGGGCTCAGCGTCATCCAGA ACAATGAGCACGTGTACATGGACCTGGCCCAGAAACTCTACAAGTACTGCCCCAAGGAGTGGAAGAAGGAGGCCAGCAAG GGGATCGACCAGTTTGGCCCCCCGATGATCATCCACTTCCGAGTGCAGTACTACGTGGAGAACGGCAGGCTGATCAG CGACCGGACCGCACGCTACTACTACTACTGGCACCTGCGGAAGCAAGTGCTGCACTCCCAGTGCGTGCTGCGCGAGGAGGCTTATTTCCTCCTCACCGCCTTCGCCCTCCAAGCCGACCTGGGCGACTTCAAGCGCAACAAGCACTACGGGAAGTACTTCGAGCCCGAAGCCTATTTCCCCGCCTGG GTTGTTGCCAAGAGGGGCAAGGACTACATCCTGAAGCACGTCCCAAACATGCACAAAGATCAGTTTGCCCTGACGGCCTCCGAAGCCCATCTCAAGTACATCAAGGAGGCCGTCCGGCTGGACGACGTGGCTGTGCACTACTACAGGTTGTACAAG gACAAAAGGGAGGTGGAGGCCTCCCTAACGCTGGGGCTGACGACACGGGGCATCCAGATCTTCCAG aacttggatgaagaaaagcagctgctctATGACTTCCCCTGGACAAACGTGGGGAAACTGGTGTTCGTG GGCAAGAAGTTTGAGATCCTGCCAGACGGGCTGCCCTCGGCCAGGAAGCTCATCTACTACACGGGCTGCCCGCTGCGCTCCCgccacctcctgcagctgctcagcagcagccaccgcCTCTACATGAACCTGCAGCCCGTCCTGCGCCAGGTCCGCAAGCTGGAGGAGAACGAAG AGAAGAAGCAATACCGCGAGTCGTACATCAGCGACACCCTCGACCTGGACatggagcagctggagaagcGCTCGCGGGCCAGCGGCAGCAGCGCCGGCAGCATCCGGCACAAGCGCCTCTCTCGGCACTCCACCgccagccacagcagctcccaCACCTCGGGCATCGAGACCGACCCCAAACCCAGGGAGATGGGGCCCGAGGATGGCTTCTCGGGCGCCGGTGCCCACCGCAAGCTGAAGACCTGCAGCTCCATGACCAGCCATGGCAGCTCCCACACCTCCGGGGTGGAGAGCGGTGGGAAGGACCGGCTGGAGGAGGACTCCCAGGATGATG AAATCGAGATGCTGGTGGATGACCCCcgggagctggagcaggctggCGAGATGGAGGTGAGCCCCGACATGTGCGTCTACATCACGGAGGACATGCTGCTGTCGCGCAAGTTCAACGGGCACTCGG GGCTCATCGTGAAAGAGATcagctcctccacctccagctCCTCGGAGACGGTGGTGAAGCTGCGGGGGCAGAGCACCGACTCCTTACCCCAG ACGACGTGCAGGAAACCGAAGACGTCGACGGACCGGCACAGCCTGAGCCTGGATGACATTCGGCTCTACCAGAAGGACTTCTTGCAGCTGGCCAACCTCTGCCAGGATACGGCCCAGAGCTACACCTTCGGCTGTGCCCAcgggctggaggaggaagggctcTACTGCAACGGGTGCTTGGCCCAGCAGTGCATCAACATCCAGGAGACCTTCCCTGTCAAAAGAACCAGCAAATACTTCTCGTTGGATCTCACCCACGATGAAGTCCCGGAGTTCGTCGTCTGA